AAGCACCCATGCACCCATATTATCTCATTTATATCCATGGAAAGTTTCAAGGGGAATACCAgtaccaacaaaaagaaacagtaactaacaaaatgaaactgaaatgcatttgaaaacCATAAAGAAACTAACCATAGCCTATATATTATGTTACATATTGTTCCGTTCCACAATCTAGTACAACGGTTTCGAACAATTATGCATCAATTTCACTAACGAAAAACTGCAACAATTCTTCAACCATCACATGTTCGTTTTGGAACAAGAAGAGTATCAGCGCGAGGGCATCGAGTGGACGTTCATTGATTTCGGCATGGATCTGCAAATGTGTATCGATCTGATCGAAAAGGTACAGACACGGCCATAACTATCTTGTCACAGCAGATAGCCCAAGCTGACCAACACCAAACCAACGACACATATGATTGCCCTAAGATGCACCTCAAAACTTATATCTAATCTAATGTAATCTGTTATTAACACTTTAGTCATAAGATCGCCTAAAGCTATAGCTAAACAAGCATCAACTCctaatgcatttgcattttagcGACAAAAATCTAACGACAACTAACGACGGGTAAGTTCTATGTACTAATTGTAGTACTGTCTAGTTCTAGTTTTAGTTCTAGTTCTAGTTGAGCGTCTTGTGGCTTCAAAAACTACTCgtataaacaacaacaacaaaaactcaacTATTTAATATCTACTTTATGTTCTTTGCGTGCTTGCCTACTAGAGAAACTTTTAATGCCGCTCCACTCGATCGATGAGGGTAAAACTAACTTGTGGATATTCTTGTGTTATTTTACCAACAGCCTATGGGTATCCTGTCCATCCTGGAGGAAGAGTCTATGTTCCCCAAGGCTACCGATCAGACCTTCTCGGAGAAGCTGACCAATACCCATTTGGGCAAGTCCGCTCCATTCCAGAAGCCAAAGCCCCCAAAGCCCGGCCAGCAGGCTGCCCACTTCGCCATTGGCCATTATGCCGGCTGTGTGTCCTACAACATCACCGGTTGGTTGGAGAAGAACAAGGATCCCCTCAACGACACTGTCGTCGATCAGTTCAAGAAGTCTCAGAACAAGCTGCTGATCGAAATCTTCGCCGATCATCCCGGACAGTCGGGCGGCGGTGAACAGGCCAAGGGTGGTCGTGGCAAGAAGGGCGGTGGCTTCGCTACCGTCTCCTCTGCCTACAAGGAGCAGCTGAACAGCTTGATGGCCATTCTGCGCTCGACCCAACCTCATTTCGTCCGTTGCATCATTCCCAACGAGATGAAGCAGCCTGGTCTCGTCGATGCTCACTTGGTCATGCACCAGCTGACTTGTAACGGTGTGCTTGAAGGTATCCGTATTTGCCGTAAGGGCTTCCCCAACAGGATGGTCTACCCCGACTTCAAGATGCGGTAAGTTCGCAACTCTCGCAACTCTAAACATTAAGCTACACTCTTATCTTACACTTAGACATATTTACTATAGTTTCAGTTAGTTTATAtctagcaaaaaaaaaacactttgacTTTGTATATACACTAGGGGACACCACTGTAGCTTACCTTGGACTGCTCTTAGCTTTAATCTATAATTAACTTGTAAATTATTCAACTATAGTTACATGATTCTGGCCCCAGCCATCATGACAGCCGAAAAGTTGGCCAAGAATGCGGCCGGCAAGTGTCTGGAAGCCGTCGGACTGGATCCCGATATGTATCGCATTGGTCACACCAAGGCACGCATACAACCTCCTATTAAATGTCCTCTATAAATGTCCTTGTATATCCAAGCCGAAGAATGTCCCACCATTCCAATTGTACCAATTACCTATCTCTGTATGTACCATGTACCATGTACCAGAAATGTTCCAgttgctccagctgcagttccagTGCTGTGCCCATGTTAGGTGTAGTCTTCGTAGTAGCACGATCTTATCTGTTATTTGTACATCTCAAATCAAAACCGAACATTCTACATTCCGACAGGTACCAAATTCTGAACCCACGCGGCATTAAGGATCTCGAAGATCCCAAGAAAGCCTCCAAGGTTCTGCTTGAGTCCACCGAGCTGAGCGATGACCTTTACCGTCTGGGTCATACCAAGGCATGAATAAGTTCCACCctctttaaattaaaacgcTTAATCTGGCcattttcaaatttgaaattcaacaaaaaacgaacactTATGAGTGGATGGCTCACAACTGTACTTGTATTTTCTGTGTAGTCAATAATCTTTTGATTTGCGGGTTGTGGCATATGCTCGAGAAACCTCTACGAGAGAGCAGTAAATGtcacacccaaaaaaacattacatatacacaccacacacgcacacacaaacacgccaAAGAGTGGACACAACTGTACCGATTGTGGGTGCATTTCTTTCAATTGATCTCTCACCGTATTACAGCTATCAAATTCTGAATCCAGCCGGCATTGTTGGCATCGAGGATGCCAAGAAGTGTGGCAGCATACTTTTGGAGTCCACCGGACTGGATCCCGATATGTACCGCATTGGACACACTAAGGCAGAGTCACATTCTGATCTATCCAAAATTATGCTcatgcatctctctctctctctttgaactatcttaaatatctttctgaGTTCCCCCGCTCCACAAACAAGTAGTTTTGATATTTCTATCTACTCCCCCCACACATGAGAAGCATCAACTGAACTTTACTCGTATGTCAAAGGCCACGTACAGAGGCTATACGAGTCTCAAATTACAACCAAACCCAGCACAGATTTCAGGCGTCCTTTAGGAAAACAGTCACAGAACTTTACTAGGGGCGCTACCTTCACTTTTGTTTGATCTCCCCACGATCCCTCAAACCTACACTAAACATAGATACACACCctacacactacacacacacagatacaaatgtaccACCCCCCAGCATGGGTTCGAAAGTTTATTCGTAGAGTTTTTACCCCAATTTTGAAGGATGATTTTTTGATACGATTTAAGATCAACTGTGAATAACCATAGAATATAAGCTAGACATACTAACCCCCCAACTAGTTATCTATACACTGTagcatttgatttgaatgttttgattgattgacttcATCATGAACATATGCAGCTACCAAATCCTGAACCCCAAGGGTATCAAGGGTATTGAGGATCCCAAGAAATGCACGAAGATCCTCATCGAATCGACCGAATTGGCCGACGATCAATACCGTCTGGGTAACACAAAGGCACGCACAACCAAACTATTCTCTACACAACTCTCAAAATACTTCAAAAACATGCACTTTTGTCTATGGCTCTGATAACTGAtgaccagacacacacattacacaacaacacacacacacttgcaccccataaacacacaacacacacacacgcagaatCGAACCTGGTTTTGGGGTGTacaaaaaccaagcaaaaaGCTTAGAGTACTCTCTGAACCAGGCATGATTCTGTGTGCGCATGTCCTTCTCAGTATCTATACTTTCTCTTTCACTGATTGTGGCCTGAATATAGTATATAAGAAATAAGGATACATCCCCACCCAGAACACTTCTGAAACCTTTACAAAAAAGGACACAGAACACATATCCCATACCTAGATCCATCTCCCCATCGATTGGTGTTAGATTTGACTCTACTTTACCCTAGTCTGTAGTTAATGAACCTAATCCAATTCTAAATCCAAATTTAGTTAGTATTTATGCACCAATATTAACCAATTCGTTTGATACATAATAATACAACCATTAAAACTACAACAAACTCCATACAGCTACAAGATCATGTGCCCCAAGCAATTGCAGGGCGTTGACAAAGACAAAAAGGCCACTGATATAATCATTAAATTTATCGATCTGCCAGAAGATCAATACCGTTTGGGTAACACAAAGGTATATGCCAGACAATAtatctcacacacacaaacacaaaaacatcCTGTGCACGCTTTTACCTTCTGGACTCATCCCTTTGCCAGCCTATCCCCGAGCCAACCCCGGACAAATGCCGGCTGCTAGTACACAGCTCTGGTCCAGGTCTGTTGGCTTTGGGTGTGGCCTGGTCTAGGGCTCTGATCTAGAGGTCACACACATGCCTCTGAGTGTCTTCAACTGCAATCCGTGTTCACATCTGCATCCGTGTCATCATCTGCATCAATGTTTAATAACCTCATCTATGCATCTCTTTACTAAGATCTCTATAAATGTTATGTGTTGTTTGTCTTGTTCTTGTCTTGTTCTTGtcgtttttcctgttttcctGTATACgttgtgttgttgttcaaACCATCCATCCTCTATCTATCCCAGTTCAACCTGTCCAAAAGTGTTTTTGAAGAATCGCttaagcaaaaagaaaaaaaactctGCTTAGTGCACGCGCTCTTCGAGTGTTTGAATGAACTGGAAAACTAACCTATTATCTTCCCCTTGCCCATAAACTCCCATTGACCATATAATAGGTGTTCTTCCGCGCCGGTGTCCTGGGTCAGATGGAGGAGTTCCGTGATGAGCGTCTGGGCAAGATCATGTCCTGGATGCAGGCATGGGCTCGTGGTTACCTGTCCCGCAAGGGCTTCAAGAAGCTCCAGGAACAGCGCGTCGCCCTCAAGGTTGTCCAGCGCAATCTGCGCAAGTACCTGCAGCTCCGTACCTGGCCATGGTACAAACTGTGGCAGAAGGTCAAGCCCCTCCTCAACGTCAGCCGTATCGAGGATGAGATTGCCGTGAgtattacaacaaaaaatgtctaAAGATCCTCATAGCTGCTGTGGTTCGACTGCCGTACAATatggcttggcttttgtttgtgaaCTTGGCCAAAACAGTTGCCAGTGACAATCATGTGGCGAGTCAGAGTAGCCCTGGCATGTCCATTCCATTCGGTAGGTAgtcctcccctctctctctctctcgctcattGTCTGGGGTAATTGGATgagtcgcagcagctgcacacaCGTCAAATCATCATTTGCGAATCTTATTTTAGCCAATCgccataaacattttaagtTTGTTATGCCGAGGCAAAATTCTTGTGCTTAATTAAGCGCACAAAACTTAATACCTGCAGCACGGACATGcaacaagcagccagcagccagcaaccagccacCCACTCACAGCTGCCCGAACATATCGATCGATACGATCTGATTCCCATTGCTGTTCGGTTCAACCAAAAATAGATGCTGTCCTAATCTAGGCACTTTAGCGAGCAAGTTTCGCTGGAATCTAACAAATGCCCTGccgtacatacgtacatacatttaatgtacataatatgtaccGTTCATGTACAGAATTATGAATTGCAAAATGTGTTCTATTCTTGGCCCTGCCACATAGCTCagttctgtttttttcttttaaagaGCCACAATTAGTTTGCCAATTAGCTtgctaattaaataataaaaaatgccAAGAGCCTAGCGCCAAGTATAGTTCCCGATCATGATCACGATGAGTAATTATGTACAGAGCATACATAGATGAGAATTTGTATACAATCTGCTGGTCTGATTGTATATATAGATACGGGAGTGGGTTGGGAGATGCTGTACACCTGCTGGCCCGCCGCACAAGTGCGAATTGATAGGCCCCAGAGGCTAGCAATTTCTGAATTATGATGGCCACgattacacaaacacatacacacacatggcatgccacgccatgccacgccatgccataccatgccacacagtggcagctgctgctgctgctgctctgcttgaGCTCTTGGGGTATGCGTGCGTTGGGGCGTTTTGGCTAATTTTATAGCCAAGTGGCCCAGTGCATTCGTGGCAGCCATTCCAGTTGTATTTGACCAGTCGCCGTCGCGGTAACGCGTaccacaaaaacgaaaccccCTGAAACGAAGCGAAGCATAAGCCAAGTGCCCACAGTCTCTGTAGTCTCTAAAGTGAATCTCTAGCAATGGCCGATGAAAAGAAGAccaagaaaacgaaaaagtcCAGCGAAGCCACCACACCCAGTGCCAGTGAGgagccagctgcagcagctgcagaagcggCTCCTCCCACAGAAAATCccgaagcagcggcagctgctcctgctcctgccccggCAGAAGCCACGCCAGTCGAACCACCAGCACAGCCAGAGGCTGCCATAGCCAGTGATAGTGGAAATGCCCCAACTAATCCCAAAAATGCCTCTAATGACTTGCAGCGTCTGGAGGAGAAGGCCAAGAAGGCTGAGGAACTGCACGCCGCTGAAGTGAAGGTGCgcaaggagctggaggtgcTCAACGCCAAGCTGTTGGCCGAGAAGACCGCCCTGCTGGACTCCCTGTCCGGCGAGAAGGGTGCCCTGCAGGACTACCAGGAGCGCAACTCCAAGCTGCAGGCCCAGAAGAACGACCTCGAGAACCAGCTGCGCGTAAGTACCATCCACCTTAGCCACCATCCATTGATGGCATCAATccaaaaagcacaaaactgCAAACCCAAATCGATCATGTCAAATCGAGCGTGAAAATTGCTCTCGACTATTTCGAGGCAATTGCGCAAATTGCTAAAATTGGAATGGGCCAATCATCACagccataatttatgcaccCGCTAATCCAATATACTCTTTCGCTCGATCTCTCTGTGTAGGACATCCAAGAGCGCCTGACTCAGGAGGAAGATGCCCGCAACCAGCTGTtccagcagaagaagaaggccGATCAGGAGATCTCTGGCCTGAAGAAGGACATCGAGGATCTGGAGCTGAACATCCAGAAGGCCGAGCAGGACAAGGCCACCAAGGATCACCAGATCCGCAACTTGAACGACGAGATCGCCCACCAGGATGAGCTCATCAACAAGCTGAACAAGGAGAAGAAGATGCAGGGCGAGACCAACCAGAAGACCGGTGAGGAGCTGCAGTCCGCCGAGGACAAGATCAACCACTTGAACAAGGTTAAGGCCAAGCTCGAGCAGACCCTCGATGAGCTCGAGGACTCGCTGGAGCGCGAGAAGAAGGTCCGCGGCGATGTGGAGAAGGGCAAGCGCAAGGTTGAGGGAGACCTCAAGCTCACCCAGGAGGCTGTCTCCGATCTGGAGCGCAACAAGAAGGAGCTCGAGCAGACGATCCAGCGCAAGGACAAGGAACTGTCCTCCATCACCGCCAAGCTGGAAGATGAGCAGGTCGTCGTTGGCAAGCACCAGCGCCAgatcaaggagctgcaggcccgcatcgaggagctggaggaggaggtcgAGGCCGAGCGTCAGGCCCGCGCCAAGGCTGAGAAGCAGCGCGCCGATCTTGCCCGCGAACTCGAGGAATTGGGCGAGCGTCTGGAGGAGGCTGGCGGTGCCACCTCTGCCCAGATTGAGCTCAACAAGAAGCGCGAGGCCGAGCTCAGCAAGCTCCGTCGCGATCTTGAGGAGGCCAACATCCAGCACGAGTCCACCCTGGCTAACCTGCGCAAGAAGCACAACGATGCCGTTGCCGAGATGGCCGAACAGGTCGATCAGCTCAACAAGCTGAAGGCTAAGTAAGTACCGATTAAAGATCTCCTCGAATTTCGCCAGCTTTTTTCAGGTGCAACCAATGAGACAGAGACTCGCGACTCGAGACTCGAGACTCGTCCTTAACTTCAATTgatctctcgctctttttATCACATTGCTATCTAGGGCCGAGCACGATCGCCAGACTTGCCACAACGAGTTGAATCAGACTCGTACCGCCTGCGATCAGTTGGGTCGCGATAAGGTAATATGTCGCGATCACAAGCATCCAATCCGCACCAAAGATTGGGTGCCTTGTGCTCCACACATATCTGAATACGAGTACACATCACTGAAAACTGTACACTGAACACCAAGCATGTTCCAACCAAAAGCTCCACACAACTACGTACAAGAAACAACGTCTGTGTGATCCACTATGTCTCTGTCTATGTATAACAAACGATAAAGAAAAGGTCTCTCAATAGGATGCGAATTTGGACAACGATCAATTTGCAGCTCGCTCGCTTCtcgcctctgctctgctctacttTCTATTTTGTATATCCCCCCACACACTCagaacaaaaactaacacGTGCAAAACCATTTTGTGTCTACTCTATCTATCTGTTTAAACCAGGGCTGAGAAGGAGAAGAACGAGTACTACGGCCAGTTGAACGATCTGCGCTCCGGTGTTGACCACATTACCAACGAGAAGGTATTCAAATTGATTCATTCctttgctcgctctctcatcGATTTGCCGCTGTAAATTAAATGCTGAAagttctatatttttttttgccacgaAAACTTGTGTATAGTCAACGAAGAACCCCTGTAAAAGTACCACTAAAACGACCCACAAAACCGAAAGTAATCTGCCCGCTTGACTTACTAAAACCAATCCTTGTACAGAACAACCTTACACGAAAACCAAAGTGCACACCACTCAAGACAAAAGAGAAAACCCACCCATGCCCGAGACTAAATCCCCAAATTTGTTGAACCTTTGAACAGGCTGCCCAGGAGAAGATcgccaagcagctgcagcacaccCTCAACGAGGTGCAGTCCAAATTGGATGAGACCAACAGGACCCTCAACGACTTCGATGCCAGCAAGAAGAAGCTGTCCATTGAGAACTCCGACCTGCTCCGCCAGTTGGAGGAGGCCGAGTCCCAGGTGTCTCAGCTGTCCAAGATCAAGATCTCCCTGACCACCCAGCTGGAGGATACCAAGCGTCTCGCCGACGAGGAGTCCCGCGAGCGTGCCACCCTTCTGGGCAAGTTCCGCAACCTGGAGCACGACCTCGACAACCTGCGCGAACAGGTTGAGGAGGAGGCCGAGGGCAAGGCTGATCTGCAGCGTCAATTGAGCAAGGCCAACGCCGAGTCCCAGATCTGGCGCAGCAAGTACGAGTCCGATGGCGTTGCCCGCTctgaggagctggaggaggccaagCGCAAGCTGCAGGCCCGTCTCGCCGAGGCTGAGGAGACCATCGAGTCCCTTAACCAGAAGTGCATTGGCCTGGAGAAGACCAAGCAGCGTCTGTCCACCGAAGTCGAGGATCTCCAGCTGGAGGTCGATCGTGCCAACGCCATTGCCAATGCCGccgagaagaagcagaaggcaTTCGACAAGATCATCGGCGAGTGGAAGCTCAAGGTCGACGATTTGGCCGCTGAGCTGGATGCCTCCCAGAAGGAGTGCCGCAACTACTCCACCGAACTGTTCCGTCTGAAGGGTGCCTACGAGGAGggccaggagcagctggaggctgTGCGTCGTGAGAACAAGAACTTGGCTGATGAGGTCAAGGATCTGCTCGACCAGATCGGTGAGGGTGGCCGCAACATCCATGAGATCGAGAAGGCACGCAAGCGCCTGGAAGCCGAGAAGGATGAGCTCCAGGCCGCTTTGGAGGAGGCTGAGGCCGCCctcgagcaggaggagaacaAGGTGCTGCGCGCTCAGCTGGAGCTGTCCCAGGTCCGCCAGGAGATCGATCGCCGCATCCAGGAGAAGGAAGAGGAATTCGAGAACACCCGCAAGAACCACCAGCGCGCCTTGGACTCCATGCAAGCCTCCCTCGAGGCTGAGGCCAAGGGCAAGGCTGAGGCCCTGCGCATGAAGAAGAAGCTGGAGGCTGACATTAACGAGCTGGAGATTGCTCTGGATCATGCCAACAAGGTGGGTTCCACattaaatctctctctctctttgaaaTTTTACTTATCCATTCCGATTATTTCGCTCTCCTTTGCAGGCTAACGCCGAGGCCCAGAAGAACATCAAGCGTTACCAGCAACAGCTGAAGGACATCCAGACCGCCcttgaggaggagcagcgcgCCCGTGACGATGCCCGTGAACAGCTGGGTATCTCTGAGCGTCGTGCCAACGCTCTCCAGAACGAGCTGGAGGAGTCTCGCACTCTGCTGGAACAGGCCGATCGCGGCCGTCGCCAGgccgagcaggagctggccgaTGCCCACGAACAGCTGAACGAGGTGTCCGCCCAGAACGCCTCCATCTCCGCTGCCAAGAGGAAGCTCGAGTCTGAGCTGCAGACCCTGCACTCTGACCTGGATGAGCTCCTGAACGAGGCCAAGAACTCCGAGGAGAAGGCCAAGAAGGCAATGGTTGATGCCGCCCGCCTGGCCGATGAGCTGCGCGCTGAGCAGGATCATGCCCAGACCCAGGAGAAATTGAGGAAGGCCCTTGAGCAGCAGATCAAGGAACTGCAGGTCCGTCTGGATGAGGCTGAGGCCAATGCCCTTAAGGGCGGCAAGAAGGCCATCCAGAAGCTGGAGCAGCGCGTCCGCGAGCTCGAGAACGAGCTGGACGGTGAGCAGAGGAGACACGCCGATGCCCAGAAGAACTTGCGCAAGAGCGAGCGCCGCATCAAGGAGCTGAGCTTCCAGTCCGAGGAGGACCGCAAGAACCACGAGCGCATGCAGGA
The sequence above is a segment of the Drosophila subobscura isolate 14011-0131.10 chromosome U, UCBerk_Dsub_1.0, whole genome shotgun sequence genome. Coding sequences within it:
- the LOC117902575 gene encoding myosin heavy chain, muscle isoform X20, with the protein product MPKPAPNQEDEDPTPYLFVSLEQRRIDQSKPYDSKKSCWVPDEKEGYLLGEIKATKGDIVSVGLPGGESRDFKKDQLQQVNPPKYEKAEDMSNLTYLNDASVLHNLRQRYYHKLIYTYSGLFCVAINPYKRYPVYTNRCAKMYRGKRRNEVPPHIFAISDGAYVDMLTNHVNQSMLITGESGAGKTENTKKVIAYFATVGASTKKEDPEAKKKGSLEDQVVQTNPVLEAFGNAKTVRNDNSSRFGKFIRIHFGPTGKLAGADIETYLLEKARVISQQSLERSYHIFYQIMSGSVAGVKDMCFLSDNIYDYFNVSQGKVTVPSIDDGEEFQMADQAFDILGFTKEEKENVYRITAAVMHMGGMKFKQRGREEQAEQDGEEEGGRVSKLFGCDPAELYKNLLKPRIKVGNEFVTQGRNVQQVSNSIGALCKGVFDRLFKWLVKKCNETLDTKQKRQHFIGVLDIAGFEIFDYNGFEQLCINFTNEKLQQFFNHHMFVLEQEEYQREGIEWTFIDFGMDLQMCIDLIEKPMGILSILEEESMFPKATDQTFSEKLTNTHLGKSAPFQKPKPPKPGQQAAHFAIGHYAGCVSYNITGWLEKNKDPLNDTVVDQFKKSQNKLLIEIFADHPGQSGGGEQAKGGRGKKGGGFATVSSAYKEQLNSLMAILRSTQPHFVRCIIPNEMKQPGLVDAHLVMHQLTCNGVLEGIRICRKGFPNRMVYPDFKMRYKIMCPKQLQGVDKDKKATDIIIKFIDLPEDQYRLGNTKVFFRAGVLGQMEEFRDERLGKIMSWMQAWARGYLSRKGFKKLQEQRVALKVVQRNLRKYLQLRTWPWYKLWQKVKPLLNVSRIEDEIARLEEKAKKAEELHAAEVKVRKELEVLNAKLLAEKTALLDSLSGEKGALQDYQERNSKLQAQKNDLENQLRDIQERLTQEEDARNQLFQQKKKADQEISGLKKDIEDLELNIQKAEQDKATKDHQIRNLNDEIAHQDELINKLNKEKKMQGETNQKTGEELQSAEDKINHLNKVKAKLEQTLDELEDSLEREKKVRGDVEKGKRKVEGDLKLTQEAVSDLERNKKELEQTIQRKDKELSSITAKLEDEQVVVGKHQRQIKELQARIEELEEEVEAERQARAKAEKQRADLARELEELGERLEEAGGATSAQIELNKKREAELSKLRRDLEEANIQHESTLANLRKKHNDAVAEMAEQVDQLNKLKAKAEKEKNEYYGQLNDLRSGVDHITNEKAAQEKIAKQLQHTLNEVQSKLDETNRTLNDFDASKKKLSIENSDLLRQLEEAESQVSQLSKIKISLTTQLEDTKRLADEESRERATLLGKFRNLEHDLDNLREQVEEEAEGKADLQRQLSKANAESQIWRSKYESDGVARSEELEEAKRKLQARLAEAEETIESLNQKCIGLEKTKQRLSTEVEDLQLEVDRANAIANAAEKKQKAFDKIIGEWKLKVDDLAAELDASQKECRNYSTELFRLKGAYEEGQEQLEAVRRENKNLADEVKDLLDQIGEGGRNIHEIEKARKRLEAEKDELQAALEEAEAALEQEENKVLRAQLELSQVRQEIDRRIQEKEEEFENTRKNHQRALDSMQASLEAEAKGKAEALRMKKKLEADINELEIALDHANKANAEAQKNIKRYQQQLKDIQTALEEEQRARDDAREQLGISERRANALQNELEESRTLLEQADRGRRQAEQELADAHEQLNEVSAQNASISAAKRKLESELQTLHSDLDELLNEAKNSEEKAKKAMVDAARLADELRAEQDHAQTQEKLRKALEQQIKELQVRLDEAEANALKGGKKAIQKLEQRVRELENELDGEQRRHADAQKNLRKSERRIKELSFQSEEDRKNHERMQDLVDKLQQKIKTYKRQIEEAEEIAALNLAKFRKAQQELEEAEERADLAEQAISKFRAKGRAGSVGRGASPAPRATSVRPQFDGLAFPPRFDLNPENEF
- the LOC117902575 gene encoding myosin heavy chain, muscle isoform X9, with the translated sequence MPKPAPNQEDEDPTPYLFVSLEQRRIDQSKPYDSKKSCWVPDEKEGYLLGEIKATKGDIVSVGLPGGESRDFKKDQLQQVNPPKYEKAEDMSNLTYLNDASVLHNLRQRYYHKLIYTYSGLFCVAINPYKRYPVYTNRCAKMYRGKRRNEVPPHIFAISDGAYVDMLTNHVNQSMLITGESGAGKTENTKKVIAYFATVGASTKKEDPEAKKKGSLEDQVVQTNPVLEAFGNAKTVRNDNSSRFGKFIRIHFGPTGKLAGADIETYLLEKARVISQQSLERSYHIFYQIMSGSVAGVKDMCFLSDNIYDYFNVSQGKVTVPSIDDGEEFQMADQAFDILGFTKEEKENVYRITAAVMHMGGMKFKQRGREEQAEQDGEEEGGRVSKLFGCDPAELYKNLLKPRIKVGNEFVTQGRNVQQVSNSIGALCKGVFDRLFKWLVKKCNETLDTKQKRQHFIGVLDIAGFEIFDYNGFEQLCINFTNEKLQQFFNHIMFVMEQEEYKKEGINWDFIDFGMDLLACIDLIEKPMGILSILEEESMFPKATDQTFSEKLTNTHLGKSAPFQKPKPPKPGQQAAHFAIGHYAGCVSYNITGWLEKNKDPLNDTVVDQFKKSQNKLLIEIFADHPGQSGGGEQAKGGRGKKGGGFATVSSAYKEQLNSLMAILRSTQPHFVRCIIPNEMKQPGLVDAHLVMHQLTCNGVLEGIRICRKGFPNRMVYPDFKMRYQILNPAGIVGIEDAKKCGSILLESTGLDPDMYRIGHTKVFFRAGVLGQMEEFRDERLGKIMSWMQAWARGYLSRKGFKKLQEQRVALKVVQRNLRKYLQLRTWPWYKLWQKVKPLLNVSRIEDEIARLEEKAKKAEELHAAEVKVRKELEVLNAKLLAEKTALLDSLSGEKGALQDYQERNSKLQAQKNDLENQLRDIQERLTQEEDARNQLFQQKKKADQEISGLKKDIEDLELNIQKAEQDKATKDHQIRNLNDEIAHQDELINKLNKEKKMQGETNQKTGEELQSAEDKINHLNKVKAKLEQTLDELEDSLEREKKVRGDVEKGKRKVEGDLKLTQEAVSDLERNKKELEQTIQRKDKELSSITAKLEDEQVVVGKHQRQIKELQARIEELEEEVEAERQARAKAEKQRADLARELEELGERLEEAGGATSAQIELNKKREAELSKLRRDLEEANIQHESTLANLRKKHNDAVAEMAEQVDQLNKLKAKAEKEKNEYYGQLNDLRSGVDHITNEKAAQEKIAKQLQHTLNEVQSKLDETNRTLNDFDASKKKLSIENSDLLRQLEEAESQVSQLSKIKISLTTQLEDTKRLADEESRERATLLGKFRNLEHDLDNLREQVEEEAEGKADLQRQLSKANAESQIWRSKYESDGVARSEELEEAKRKLQARLAEAEETIESLNQKCIGLEKTKQRLSTEVEDLQLEVDRANAIANAAEKKQKAFDKIIGEWKLKVDDLAAELDASQKECRNYSTELFRLKGAYEEGQEQLEAVRRENKNLADEVKDLLDQIGEGGRNIHEIEKARKRLEAEKDELQAALEEAEAALEQEENKVLRAQLELSQVRQEIDRRIQEKEEEFENTRKNHQRALDSMQASLEAEAKGKAEALRMKKKLEADINELEIALDHANKANAEAQKNIKRYQQQLKDIQTALEEEQRARDDAREQLGISERRANALQNELEESRTLLEQADRGRRQAEQELADAHEQLNEVSAQNASISAAKRKLESELQTLHSDLDELLNEAKNSEEKAKKAMVDAARLADELRAEQDHAQTQEKLRKALEQQIKELQVRLDEAEANALKGGKKAIQKLEQRVRELENELDGEQRRHADAQKNLRKSERRIKELSFQSEEDRKNHERMQDLVDKLQQKIKTYKRQIEEAEEIAALNLAKFRKAQQELEEAEERADLAEQAISKFRAKGRAGSVGRGASPAPRATSVRPQFDGLAFPPRFDLNPENEF